One window from the genome of Pseudomonas sp. L5B5 encodes:
- a CDS encoding LysR family transcriptional regulator yields MNWDDARVLLALGRELTLRRAARVLRVDQATVGRRIAAMETDLGSTLFLRTPAGYQLTSVGEMAFEMAGKMEQAALELTRRTRGMDNELAGEVRISTTDSLACDFVIPALKALHLAHPDISIVLNSTSEVVNLSRRETDVAIRNQRPDNPDLILRKLAQWPMGLFAAREYLERHGVPEPGTGFKGHDLVMYEPYWRDRPQPTLLDEPMDQARVVMAVNSSLMVRRSIAQGLGISEIPIEMGLRDGLERIWPSRTASKPYEVWMVTHKDLRHTARLRRVMDHLATSFAETSGPANPAFE; encoded by the coding sequence ATGAACTGGGATGATGCGCGGGTACTGCTGGCCCTTGGGCGTGAGCTGACCTTGCGCCGTGCCGCGCGGGTGCTGCGGGTGGACCAGGCCACGGTAGGGCGACGTATCGCGGCCATGGAGACGGACCTGGGATCGACGCTGTTCCTGCGCACGCCAGCCGGCTATCAACTGACCAGCGTCGGTGAGATGGCCTTCGAAATGGCCGGGAAAATGGAGCAGGCAGCGCTGGAGCTGACCCGGCGTACGCGGGGGATGGATAACGAGCTGGCCGGTGAGGTGCGGATCTCCACCACCGACTCCCTGGCCTGTGACTTCGTGATTCCGGCGCTCAAGGCACTGCACCTTGCACATCCCGATATCAGCATCGTCCTCAACAGCACCTCCGAAGTGGTCAACTTGTCGCGGCGCGAAACCGATGTCGCCATCAGGAACCAGCGTCCGGACAACCCGGACCTGATCCTGCGCAAGCTGGCGCAATGGCCGATGGGCCTGTTCGCCGCCCGGGAGTACCTGGAGCGCCATGGCGTGCCCGAGCCGGGCACCGGCTTCAAGGGCCATGACCTGGTCATGTACGAGCCGTACTGGCGGGATCGGCCGCAGCCGACCTTGCTGGATGAGCCGATGGACCAGGCGCGGGTGGTGATGGCCGTGAATTCCAGCCTGATGGTCCGACGCTCGATCGCCCAGGGCCTGGGCATCAGCGAGATACCCATCGAGATGGGGCTGCGCGACGGCCTCGAGCGAATCTGGCCGTCGCGCACCGCCAGCAAGCCTTATGAAGTGTGGATGGTCACTCACAAGGACCTGCGGCACACCGCGCGGCTGCGCCGGGTGATGGATCACTTGGCGACGTCCTTTGCCGAGACCTCTGGGCCAGCGAATCCGGCGTTTGAATAA
- the hchA gene encoding glyoxalase III HchA, producing MSHTPTDDKRPTPDPAEDNAFFPSPYSLSQFTSAHSDLSGADYQRPYTGGRWKVLVIGADERYLLTDNGSMFSTGNHPVETLLPMYHLDKAGFGFDIATLSGNPVKFEFWAMPSEDVEVKGLYAKYRDQFKQPLKLAEVLDKALGEDSDYIGVFIPGGHGALIGLPESAEVKKLLQWAMANDKFVISLCHGPAALLAAGLGETRDSCLFNGYRICAFPDALDAKTPDIGYMPGHLTWKFGEQLTALGIEILNQDISGAVHQDRKLLTGDSPLAGNALGKLAATALLQAVTAG from the coding sequence ATGAGCCATACCCCCACTGACGACAAACGCCCGACGCCGGATCCCGCCGAGGATAACGCGTTTTTCCCCTCGCCCTATTCGTTGAGCCAATTCACCTCCGCCCATTCCGACCTCAGTGGTGCCGACTACCAGCGGCCCTACACCGGTGGCCGCTGGAAGGTGCTGGTGATCGGTGCGGACGAGCGTTACCTGCTGACCGACAACGGCAGTATGTTCTCCACCGGCAATCATCCGGTGGAAACCCTGCTGCCCATGTACCACCTGGACAAGGCCGGGTTCGGTTTTGACATCGCCACCTTGTCGGGCAACCCGGTCAAGTTCGAGTTCTGGGCCATGCCCTCTGAGGATGTGGAAGTCAAAGGCCTGTATGCCAAGTACCGCGATCAGTTCAAGCAGCCGCTGAAGCTGGCCGAGGTCCTCGACAAGGCGCTGGGCGAGGATTCGGACTACATCGGGGTGTTCATCCCCGGTGGCCATGGCGCGCTGATTGGCCTGCCCGAAAGTGCCGAGGTGAAAAAGCTGCTGCAATGGGCCATGGCCAACGACAAGTTCGTCATCTCCTTGTGTCATGGCCCCGCGGCACTGCTGGCGGCCGGGCTCGGTGAAACCAGGGACAGCTGCCTGTTCAACGGCTACCGGATCTGCGCATTCCCCGATGCTCTGGATGCCAAGACGCCCGACATTGGCTACATGCCCGGCCACCTGACCTGGAAGTTCGGCGAGCAGTTGACCGCCCTGGGCATCGAGATCCTCAATCAGGACATTTCCGGCGCGGTGCACCAGGATCGCAAGCTGCTCACGGGCGACAGTCCGCTGGCCGGCAACGCCCTGGGCAAGCTGGCCGCCACGGCGTTGCTGCAAGCGGTGACGGCCGGGTGA
- a CDS encoding PA1136 family autoinducer-binding transcriptional regulator has translation MTPTPAEAALHAVLELERATALPSIQAVVRGLAGPLGYDRFVLFSASSARDEVVERIYWVEGDWLGEGQAVDAATYVQRCPVTRHILEAREPFFWTKIADRYRVVRRPQGNGPHGLQVPVFGPLGLEGAMSLGGERIDSSPRARLMLGSVASAAFLAARRLLDVAASDQPRQLSEREREVLAWTAAGKRQADIAVTLGLSGRTVENHLRAARRRLGASTTAQAIKVAVRNGELDAVPGLQEP, from the coding sequence GTGACGCCGACCCCCGCTGAAGCCGCCCTGCACGCTGTCCTGGAGCTGGAGCGCGCCACGGCGCTGCCCTCGATCCAGGCGGTCGTGCGGGGCCTGGCCGGGCCTTTGGGGTATGACCGTTTCGTGCTGTTTTCCGCCTCGTCGGCCAGGGACGAAGTGGTCGAGCGCATCTACTGGGTCGAAGGCGACTGGCTGGGCGAGGGCCAGGCGGTCGATGCCGCCACCTACGTGCAACGCTGCCCGGTCACCCGGCATATCCTCGAGGCGCGCGAGCCGTTCTTCTGGACCAAGATCGCAGACCGCTACCGTGTGGTTCGCCGGCCCCAGGGCAATGGCCCCCACGGTTTGCAGGTGCCGGTGTTCGGGCCCCTGGGCCTGGAGGGCGCCATGAGCCTGGGAGGCGAGCGGATCGACAGCAGCCCCAGGGCACGGCTGATGCTGGGAAGTGTTGCCAGCGCGGCGTTTCTTGCGGCGCGCCGGTTACTGGACGTGGCTGCCAGCGACCAGCCCAGGCAGCTGTCCGAGCGTGAACGCGAAGTGCTGGCCTGGACCGCCGCGGGCAAGCGCCAGGCCGATATCGCCGTGACGCTGGGATTATCCGGGCGCACCGTGGAAAACCACCTGCGGGCGGCGCGTCGGCGCCTGGGCGCCAGCACCACCGCGCAAGCCATCAAGGTGGCGGTGCGCAACGGCGAATTGGACGCCGTGCCCGGACTCCAGGAGCCGTAG
- a CDS encoding phosphatase PAP2 family protein codes for MSASLQRLIAAANLRQALVAALALLLGLGAFIGLQRLVTPRYNWVTPLDELIPFIAQSWFVYVLFFPFVLLAAAYASQEGFRALRNATGMAFTVGLLCFWLFPEYVPRPDIAALDHGFLQQRLGRMWQLDLACNGFPSLHVVVTCLACRALWWRPCKVLTAVIGLLIGLSTLTLKQHSLADVAGGLLLALACALATQRQGSNARVPA; via the coding sequence ATGAGCGCCTCCTTGCAGCGCCTGATCGCTGCCGCCAACCTTCGCCAGGCACTGGTTGCGGCGCTCGCTCTGCTGCTGGGGCTGGGCGCGTTCATTGGCCTGCAGCGCCTGGTCACGCCGCGCTACAACTGGGTCACGCCACTGGATGAGCTGATTCCCTTCATCGCCCAGTCCTGGTTCGTCTATGTGCTGTTCTTTCCCTTTGTGCTGCTGGCGGCAGCCTATGCCAGCCAAGAGGGCTTCAGGGCCTTGCGCAATGCCACAGGCATGGCCTTCACCGTTGGGCTGCTGTGCTTCTGGTTGTTCCCCGAATATGTGCCGAGGCCGGATATCGCCGCCCTCGACCATGGCTTCCTGCAGCAGCGGCTGGGTCGGATGTGGCAGCTGGACCTGGCCTGCAACGGCTTCCCCAGTCTGCATGTGGTCGTGACCTGCCTGGCCTGTCGCGCGCTCTGGTGGCGTCCCTGCAAAGTGCTGACCGCTGTCATCGGCCTGCTGATTGGCCTCTCGACCCTGACCCTTAAGCAGCACTCGCTGGCGGATGTGGCCGGCGGCCTGCTGCTGGCCCTGGCGTGTGCCCTGGCCACCCAACGACAAGGAAGCAATGCTCGTGTCCCAGCCTGA
- the uvrC gene encoding excinuclease ABC subunit UvrC translates to MTDLFDPSAFLSTCSGRPGVYRMFDSDARLLYVGKAKNLKNRLSSYFRKTGQAPKTAALVARIAQIETTITANETEALLLEQTLIKEWRPPYNILLRDDKSYPYVFLSDGAFPRFSIHRGAKKQKGKYFGPYPSAGAIRESLSLLQKTFLVRQCEDSYYKNRTRPCLQYQIKRCKGPCVGLVEPEVYAEDVRHSVMFLEGRSNALTDELSSAMEAAASTLDFEKAAELRDQISLLRRVQDQQSMEGGTGDVDVLAAFVNPGGACVHLISVRGGRVLGSKNFFPQVGIEEDVAQVMLAFLGQYFVSSPERDLPTELIVNVTHEDFPILIAAIDELRGRELTISHRVRGTRARWQQLAVTNAEQALSARLANRQHVAARFEALAEVLNLDEPPQRLECYDISHSSGEATVASCVVFGPEGPLKSDYRRYNIEGVTAGDDYAAMHQALTRRFSKLKDGEGKLPDILLVDGGKGQLSMARDVLNELAVPDLILLGVAKGTTRKAGFETLYLNDAAHEFTLKGDSPALHLIQQIRDEAHRFAITGHRARRGKTRRTSTLEGVAGVGPTRRRDLLKHFGGLQELSRASIDEIAKAPGISKKLAELIYANLHSE, encoded by the coding sequence AAGACCGCTGCCCTGGTGGCGCGGATCGCCCAGATCGAGACCACCATCACCGCCAACGAGACCGAGGCGCTGCTGCTGGAGCAGACCCTGATCAAGGAGTGGCGGCCGCCGTACAACATCCTCCTGCGCGACGACAAGTCCTACCCTTATGTCTTCCTGTCCGATGGCGCCTTTCCACGCTTCAGCATCCATCGCGGCGCGAAGAAGCAGAAGGGCAAGTATTTCGGCCCCTATCCCAGTGCCGGTGCCATTCGCGAAAGCCTGAGCCTGTTGCAGAAGACCTTCCTGGTCCGCCAGTGCGAGGACAGCTATTACAAGAACCGCACCCGACCTTGCCTGCAGTACCAGATCAAGCGCTGCAAGGGGCCCTGTGTGGGGTTGGTGGAGCCCGAGGTCTACGCCGAGGACGTGCGCCACTCGGTGATGTTCCTGGAGGGGCGCAGCAATGCCCTGACCGACGAGCTGTCCAGCGCCATGGAAGCCGCCGCCAGTACCCTGGACTTCGAGAAGGCCGCCGAACTGCGCGACCAGATCAGCCTGCTGCGCCGGGTCCAGGACCAGCAGAGCATGGAAGGCGGGACTGGCGACGTCGATGTGCTGGCGGCTTTCGTCAACCCGGGCGGCGCCTGCGTGCACCTGATCAGCGTACGTGGCGGGCGCGTGCTGGGCAGCAAGAACTTTTTCCCCCAGGTGGGCATCGAGGAAGACGTGGCGCAAGTCATGCTGGCGTTCCTGGGGCAGTATTTCGTCAGCAGCCCGGAACGCGACCTGCCGACCGAGTTGATCGTCAACGTGACCCACGAAGACTTCCCGATCCTGATCGCCGCCATCGACGAGTTGCGCGGTCGTGAACTGACCATCAGCCACAGGGTCCGAGGCACCCGGGCGCGTTGGCAGCAACTGGCGGTGACCAATGCCGAGCAGGCCCTGAGTGCGCGCCTGGCGAATCGTCAGCATGTGGCCGCGCGTTTCGAGGCCCTGGCCGAGGTCCTGAACCTGGACGAACCTCCGCAGCGCCTCGAGTGCTACGACATCAGCCATTCCAGCGGCGAGGCCACCGTGGCTTCCTGCGTGGTGTTCGGGCCCGAAGGGCCGCTGAAGTCCGACTACCGCCGCTACAATATCGAGGGCGTCACCGCCGGCGATGATTACGCGGCCATGCACCAGGCCCTGACCCGACGCTTCAGCAAGCTCAAGGACGGCGAGGGCAAGCTGCCGGATATCCTCCTGGTGGACGGCGGCAAGGGCCAGTTGTCCATGGCTCGCGATGTGCTCAATGAACTGGCGGTGCCGGACCTGATTCTCCTCGGCGTGGCCAAGGGCACGACCCGCAAGGCCGGTTTCGAAACGCTGTACCTCAATGACGCGGCCCACGAATTCACCCTCAAGGGGGACTCGCCCGCATTGCACCTGATCCAGCAGATTCGCGATGAGGCCCACCGCTTCGCGATCACCGGCCACCGTGCCCGGCGCGGCAAGACCCGGCGTACCTCGACCCTGGAAGGGGTTGCGGGGGTCGGTCCGACGCGCCGGCGAGACCTGCTCAAGCACTTTGGTGGATTGCAGGAATTGTCCCGTGCCAGCATCGATGAGATCGCCAAGGCACCGGGAATCAGTAAAAAGCTCGCAGAGTTGATTTATGCAAACCTGCACAGCGAGTAG
- the pgsA gene encoding CDP-diacylglycerol--glycerol-3-phosphate 3-phosphatidyltransferase — protein MNIPNLITVLRVLLIPIFILLFYMPYSWSYMAASSVFAFAAATDWLDGYLARRLQQSTPFGAFLDPVADKLMVAVALVLLVQEHGNLWLTLPAAVIIGREIVVSALREWMAEIGARAQVAVSNMGKWKTAAQMLALVILLANPSDFSFWVLLGYALLLVAAGLTLWSMLQYLRAAWPHLKIDGEKK, from the coding sequence ATGAATATCCCTAATCTGATCACCGTTCTACGCGTCCTGCTCATCCCGATCTTCATATTGCTGTTCTACATGCCTTACAGCTGGAGCTACATGGCGGCCAGCTCGGTATTTGCCTTTGCGGCCGCTACCGATTGGCTGGATGGGTATCTTGCACGACGTCTGCAACAGAGCACGCCGTTCGGCGCGTTTCTCGATCCCGTGGCCGACAAGCTGATGGTGGCGGTAGCCCTGGTGCTGCTGGTCCAGGAGCACGGCAACCTGTGGCTGACCCTGCCGGCGGCGGTGATCATCGGGCGCGAGATCGTGGTCTCGGCCTTGCGCGAGTGGATGGCCGAAATCGGCGCCCGGGCGCAGGTGGCCGTGTCCAACATGGGCAAATGGAAAACCGCAGCGCAGATGCTCGCGCTGGTGATCCTGCTGGCCAACCCCTCGGACTTCAGCTTCTGGGTGCTGCTGGGCTACGCCTTGCTGCTGGTGGCGGCCGGCCTGACCCTGTGGTCGATGCTGCAGTACCTGCGAGCTGCCTGGCCGCACCTGAAAATCGATGGTGAAAAAAAATAA
- a CDS encoding glycosyltransferase: MSPLPLGAGLGPDLQTVAGDTALVLETNNLRGGKDAAQALDSLKHLVARLARQSVSPQSLAQWVITHDGLDQQAREALCALAGRALDFVLIDSRAGYYDAKNAGFDGVDQARCRYVVFADADCIPASHWLEQLLVPFTRPDAPLAVAGRTSYAPGVVGSALTTIDFMYFPSPLGTGATRNFYANNVAFRCDTFEQYRYEPLDGVYRAHCQVMGLRLQAAGVTVHYVPAAHTEHRLPDSHGEVLKLRWLRGGDSVDLTPYLVRAYMPGWLQWLGRSGPIGPLCVMFGRLGYSLRALNHQDLPRLHGLRRLGAMLAILGISSLDTAGALVRGLGLNIGRASARQSEALSYHRHLD, translated from the coding sequence ATGTCGCCACTGCCCCTCGGCGCAGGCCTGGGCCCGGACCTGCAAACGGTCGCAGGCGATACCGCGCTGGTGCTGGAGACCAACAATCTGCGCGGTGGCAAGGATGCCGCGCAGGCACTGGACAGCCTCAAGCACCTGGTGGCCCGGCTTGCCCGCCAGAGCGTCTCGCCGCAGTCGCTTGCCCAGTGGGTCATCACCCATGACGGCCTCGATCAGCAGGCTCGGGAAGCGCTGTGCGCACTGGCCGGGCGGGCACTGGACTTCGTGCTGATCGATAGCCGCGCCGGTTACTACGACGCCAAGAATGCCGGTTTCGACGGGGTCGACCAGGCGCGCTGTCGGTATGTGGTCTTCGCCGACGCCGATTGCATTCCCGCCAGCCACTGGCTGGAGCAACTGCTTGTGCCCTTCACCCGGCCGGATGCACCGCTGGCCGTCGCCGGGCGCACCAGCTACGCACCGGGTGTCGTTGGCAGCGCGCTGACCACCATCGATTTCATGTATTTCCCCAGCCCGCTTGGTACCGGTGCAACCCGCAACTTCTATGCGAACAACGTGGCCTTTCGCTGTGACACTTTCGAGCAATATCGCTACGAACCGCTCGACGGTGTCTACCGGGCGCATTGCCAGGTCATGGGCCTGCGCCTGCAGGCGGCGGGGGTGACGGTGCACTATGTGCCTGCGGCCCACACCGAGCATCGGCTGCCCGACAGCCATGGCGAAGTCCTCAAGCTGCGCTGGTTGCGCGGCGGTGACAGTGTCGACCTGACCCCCTACCTGGTACGTGCCTACATGCCGGGCTGGTTGCAATGGCTCGGGCGCAGCGGACCGATCGGCCCACTGTGCGTGATGTTCGGGCGCCTGGGCTACAGCCTGCGCGCGCTCAACCATCAGGACCTGCCAAGGCTGCATGGCCTGCGGCGGCTTGGCGCGATGCTGGCGATACTCGGCATCTCGTCCCTCGACACTGCCGGTGCGCTGGTGCGGGGCCTTGGATTGAACATTGGCCGTGCCAGTGCACGACAGAGCGAAGCACTGTCCTATCATCGCCACCTGGATTGA
- a CDS encoding fatty acid desaturase family protein, translating to MSQPEPRAGKNRALHAFAPDAGLFVLKPWIGCLALLADWGLIAVAFACAAIWPHPITYVLAALLVARSQLALAVLMHESAHGLLLRGQKANDLLGQWLAAGPLFLSLRTYRAGHLKHHLQPMEHDDPVVAVFGLGDYPLPRGKLALRLLADLCGVGYFISAARFARGDYRAIMPRVDKSRRQVLEELCSMLVSNGALFGLLAWSGHPWLYLGLWLLPAITLLPLLGRVRAIMEHAGLPVDADQSRNARSIVRPNWQTFLFGPHAIHYHIEHHLYVRVPFYQLGGLHRQLAAAQLLAQGNLYRGYVGVLRDISDPDWKSPAH from the coding sequence GTGTCCCAGCCTGAACCCCGTGCCGGCAAGAATCGGGCCCTGCATGCCTTTGCGCCCGACGCCGGGCTGTTCGTGCTCAAGCCCTGGATCGGTTGCCTGGCACTGCTGGCCGACTGGGGACTGATCGCCGTGGCGTTCGCCTGCGCCGCAATCTGGCCGCACCCCATCACCTACGTGCTGGCGGCACTGCTGGTTGCCCGCAGCCAGTTGGCGCTGGCGGTGCTGATGCACGAGAGTGCCCACGGCCTGCTGCTGCGCGGGCAGAAAGCCAACGACCTGCTCGGCCAGTGGCTGGCCGCCGGTCCGCTGTTCCTGTCCCTGAGGACGTACCGCGCCGGCCATCTCAAGCATCATCTGCAGCCGATGGAGCATGACGACCCGGTGGTGGCGGTCTTCGGCCTGGGGGACTACCCCTTGCCCCGGGGCAAGTTGGCCCTGCGCCTGCTGGCGGACCTGTGCGGGGTCGGCTACTTCATCAGCGCCGCGAGGTTCGCCCGGGGCGACTACCGGGCGATCATGCCCAGGGTCGACAAGTCGCGCAGGCAGGTGCTGGAGGAGTTGTGCTCAATGCTGGTCAGCAACGGCGCGCTGTTCGGCCTGCTGGCCTGGAGCGGCCATCCCTGGCTGTACCTCGGGTTGTGGTTGCTGCCGGCGATTACCCTGCTGCCCTTGCTGGGGCGGGTGCGGGCCATCATGGAGCATGCCGGCCTGCCGGTTGATGCCGATCAGAGCCGTAACGCCCGCAGCATCGTGCGCCCGAACTGGCAGACGTTCCTGTTCGGCCCCCACGCCATCCACTATCACATCGAGCATCACCTCTATGTGCGCGTGCCGTTCTACCAGTTGGGTGGGCTGCACCGGCAACTCGCCGCCGCGCAGTTGCTGGCGCAGGGCAACCTCTACCGGGGGTATGTCGGAGTACTGCGGGATATCAGCGACCCGGACTGGAAGTCGCCGGCGCACTGA
- a CDS encoding diiron oxygenase: MSAGQAVAGAPDFSCLSMAQPRGLAAVQARLVDRIKRVALLRLHRSARGERLLLRMYLAGEDATERALLDELLPQSPPWLERQVEQHLADEQRHVTLFAEALRELGDEGVTRLEPDWLSRRKILRWQRLAHRYAAHFEHGLLVPAYATGLCAEQMAERVLSRHCSVLDAGHGLYPLLSRVLADERAHVRLCENTLRRLVAPHEAGHLARLLKDIRRVDASFGVTGALAMYGAGWWLGSWGNAGR, encoded by the coding sequence ATGAGTGCAGGGCAAGCGGTTGCCGGCGCGCCGGATTTCAGTTGCCTGAGCATGGCCCAGCCCCGGGGGCTGGCAGCCGTGCAGGCGCGGTTGGTGGATCGCATCAAGCGTGTCGCGCTGCTGCGCCTGCACCGCAGTGCGCGCGGGGAGCGCTTGCTGTTGCGCATGTACCTGGCCGGGGAAGATGCCACCGAACGTGCATTGCTGGACGAGCTGCTGCCGCAATCGCCGCCCTGGCTCGAGCGCCAGGTCGAGCAGCACCTGGCCGATGAGCAGCGTCATGTGACGCTGTTTGCCGAGGCCTTGCGCGAGCTGGGTGACGAGGGCGTGACACGTCTGGAGCCGGACTGGCTCAGCCGGCGCAAGATCCTGCGCTGGCAACGCCTGGCCCATCGCTACGCGGCTCATTTCGAGCATGGCCTGCTGGTGCCGGCCTATGCCACCGGACTGTGCGCCGAGCAGATGGCCGAGCGGGTGCTGAGCCGGCACTGTTCGGTGCTGGATGCCGGGCATGGGTTGTACCCGCTGCTGTCGCGGGTGCTGGCCGACGAAAGAGCCCATGTACGCCTGTGCGAAAACACCCTGCGACGCCTCGTGGCGCCCCATGAAGCGGGCCACCTGGCACGCTTGCTCAAGGATATTCGCCGTGTCGATGCGAGTTTTGGCGTGACTGGCGCGCTGGCGATGTATGGCGCCGGCTGGTGGCTGGGTAGCTGGGGCAACGCGGGTCGATGA
- a CDS encoding NAD(P)H-quinone oxidoreductase, giving the protein MTVIEITRPGDPHVLQPTPRPVPEPGPRDVLIRVHAAGVNGPDLLQRKGLYDPPAGASDIPGLEIAGQIAALGSEVTRFAVGDPVIALVTGGGYAQYAVADERTTIPLPSGLSMVEAAALPETFMTVWVNLFQRGQFKAGESLLIHGGASGIGTTATMLARALGASKIFTTVGNPQQQAASLALGADVAINYHQQDFVEQVMLGTDQRGVDVIVDIIAGDYVARNFQAAAMNARIVQIGVAKGPATQVDLFPMLVKRLTHMGSTLRSRSPDDKAGIIADLESRVWPHVQSGAVKPLIFRTFDLEDAAQAHALMESGQHIGKVVLTVAH; this is encoded by the coding sequence ATGACTGTCATCGAGATTACCCGGCCGGGTGATCCACACGTATTGCAACCCACACCCAGGCCCGTACCCGAACCGGGTCCACGGGACGTGCTGATCCGGGTTCACGCCGCCGGCGTCAACGGCCCCGACCTGCTGCAGCGCAAGGGACTCTACGACCCGCCCGCGGGCGCTTCGGACATTCCGGGCCTGGAGATTGCCGGGCAAATCGCCGCCCTGGGCAGCGAAGTGACGCGCTTCGCGGTGGGCGATCCGGTGATCGCACTGGTCACCGGTGGCGGTTATGCGCAATACGCCGTCGCCGATGAGCGCACGACTATACCGCTGCCCAGCGGCCTGTCGATGGTCGAAGCGGCCGCACTGCCCGAGACCTTCATGACCGTCTGGGTCAACCTGTTCCAGCGTGGTCAGTTCAAGGCCGGCGAGTCGTTGCTGATCCATGGCGGCGCTTCCGGCATCGGCACCACGGCGACCATGCTGGCCAGGGCCCTTGGCGCCTCGAAGATCTTCACCACGGTCGGTAACCCGCAGCAGCAGGCGGCGAGCCTGGCACTGGGAGCCGACGTCGCCATCAATTACCACCAGCAGGACTTCGTCGAACAGGTCATGCTCGGAACCGACCAGCGTGGGGTGGACGTCATCGTCGACATCATTGCCGGGGACTATGTGGCGCGCAATTTCCAGGCCGCGGCGATGAACGCCAGGATCGTGCAGATCGGCGTAGCCAAGGGCCCGGCGACCCAGGTCGACCTGTTCCCGATGCTGGTCAAGCGTCTCACCCACATGGGTTCGACCCTGCGTTCGCGCAGCCCTGACGACAAGGCCGGGATCATCGCCGACCTTGAGTCCCGGGTCTGGCCGCATGTCCAGAGCGGCGCCGTCAAGCCACTGATCTTCAGGACCTTCGACCTGGAAGACGCCGCCCAGGCCCACGCCCTGATGGAGTCCGGCCAGCACATCGGCAAGGTGGTGCTGACCGTGGCCCACTAG